Proteins co-encoded in one Gossypium arboreum isolate Shixiya-1 chromosome 11, ASM2569848v2, whole genome shotgun sequence genomic window:
- the LOC108454608 gene encoding cell division cycle 20.2, cofactor of APC complex-like yields MDAGCLSSFSNLKGQSRCPLQEQLLQRKNSKENMDRFIPNRSAMDFDYAHYMLTDGRKIKENQTACSPAREAYRKQLAETLNMNRTRILAFKNKPPAPVELFPSEHSTASAHPTKSLKPRRHIPQSSERTLDAPDLVDDFYLNLLDWGSSNVLAIALGNTVYLWDASDSSTSELVTVDDENGPVTSVNWAPDGRHIAIGLNNSEVQLWDSTANRQLRTLRGCHRSRVGSMAWNNHILTTGGMDGQIVNNDVRIRSHVVETYRGHQQEVCGLKWSASGQQLASGGNDNVVHIWDRSMASSSSPTQWLHRLEEHTSAVKALAWCPFQSNLLATGGGGGDRTIKFWNTHTGACLNSVDTGSQVCSLLWSKNERELLSSHGFTQNQLTLWKYPSMVKMAELMGHTSRVLYMAQSPDGCTVASAAGDETLRFWNVFGVPEVAKTAPKVNREPFSQLNRIR; encoded by the exons ATGGATGCAGGATGTTTAAGTTCATTTTCAAACTTGAAGGGTCAATCTAGATGCCCGCTTCAAGAACAACTTCTCCAGAGAAAGAATTCCAAggaaaat atGGATAGATTCATACCAAACCGTTCAGCAATGGACTTTGATTATGCGCATTACATGCTGACCGACGGAAGGAAGATCAAAGAGAACCAAACAGCATGCTCACCTGCCAGGGAGGCCTACAGGAAGCAGCTGGCTGAGACCTTGAACATGAACCGCACCCGAATCTTGGCTTTCAAGAACAAGCCACCAGCACCCGTCGAACTCTTCCCTTCCGAGCACTCAACGGCTTCAGCTCATCCGACCAAATCCTTAAAGCCTAGAAGACATATTCCCCAG AGCTCTGAGAGAACATTGGATGCTCCTGATCTCGTCGACGatttttacttgaatttattgGATTGGGGCAGCAGTAATGTACTAGCAATAGCACTCGGAAACACCGTGTATCTGTGGGATGCTTCAGATAGTTCTACTTCAGAACTTGTCACTGTTGATGACGAAAACGGACCAGTAACAAGTGTGAATTGGGCTCCTGATGGTCGGCATATTGCCATTGGCTTGAACAATTCCGAAGTACAACTATGGGATTCGACTGCCAACCGGCAG CTGCGTACTCTGAGAGGTTGTCACAGATCAAGAGTGGGTTCAATGGCATGGAACAATCACATTCTCACAACAGGAGGAATGGATGGTCAGATTGTTAACAACGATGTGAGAATTAGATCCCATGTTGTCGAAACTTACAGAGGCCACCAGCAAGAGGTTTGCGGGCTGAAATGGTCGGCTTCCGGGCAACAGCTAGCCAGCGGAGGCAATGATAATGTTGTTCACATATGGGATAGGTCCATGGCATCTTCAAGTTCACCAACTCAATGGCTACACAGGTTGGAGGAGCATACCTCAGCTGTCAAAGCCCTTGCCTGGTGCCCTTTCCAGAGCAATTTGCTGGCCACAGGTGGAGGTGGCGGCGATCGAACCATAAAATTTTGGAACACACATACTGGTGCATGCTTGAATTCAGTTGATACCGGCTCCCAGGTTTGCTCATTGCTATGGAGCAAGAATGAGAGGGAGCTATTGAGTTCCCATGGGTTTACTCAGAATCAATTAACTCTTTGGAAATATCCATCGATGGTGAAGATGGCAGAACTAATGGGTCATACATCTAGAGTACTTTACATGGCTCAAAGCCCTGATGGGTGCACAGTGGCATCAGCAGCAGGGGATGAGACTCTAAGATTCTGGAATGTTTTTGGGGTCCCAGAAGTGGCTAAAACTGCTCCGAAAGTGAACCGTGAGCCATTCTCTCAGTTGAACCGTATCCGGTGA